A stretch of the Argentina anserina chromosome 6, drPotAnse1.1, whole genome shotgun sequence genome encodes the following:
- the LOC126799582 gene encoding 1-aminocyclopropane-1-carboxylate oxidase homolog 6-like produces MAANCDTFDSQYDRLKEVKEFDESKMGVKGLSDSGITSIPRFFIHPLETLPCNNSNSSTNTTSIPLLDLANLNSPTHRPKIIEHIKEAAASWGFFQVINHGIPATILDETIRSITAFHEQPHEIKAIHYRRQEHHGVMFTSNNDLYRSKAATWHDSLQVFMAPEEQKVEEDIPEICRKEIIAWDFHATKVAEGLFELLEEGLGLEAGKFKELGFMKARLFLGHCYPYCPQPDLTVGIKSHTDAGLTVLLQNQVGGLQVKHGSEWVDVQPLPGALTINIGDFIQIISNGEYQSVEHRVLANSSKQARISVLNFNNLGGWKESDEFGPFPELLSTEKPALYRGFTVPEFLQSFYSKGLDGKNIVERVTLH; encoded by the exons ATGGCAGCTAATTGTGATACTTTCGATTCCCAATATGATCGGCTCAAAGAGGTTAAAGAGTTCGACGAATCAAAGATGGGCGTAAAGGGCCTCTCCGACTCTGGCATCACTTCTATTCCTCGCTTCTTCATACATCCACTCGAAACTTTACCTTGTAATAACTCGAACTCTAGCACCAACACTACCTCCATCCCCCTACTCGACTTGGCCAACCTCAATTCCCCAACTCACCGTCCCAAAATCATTGAACACATCAAAGAAGCTGCAGCCTCATGGGGATTTTTCCAAGTCATCAACCACGGTATACCAGCAACGATCCTTGATGAGACAATCCGAAGCATCACAGCCTTCCATGAGCAACCACACGAGATCAAAGCCATACATTACAGACGCCAAGAGCACCATGGAGTCATGTTCACAAGCAACAATGACTTGTACCGGAGTAAGGCGGCCACCTGGCACGACTCCCTTCAG GTGTTCATGGCACCAGAGGAGCAGAAGGTCGAGGAGGATATCCCAGAGATTTGTCGCAAGGAGATTATTGCATGGGACTTTCATGCAACCAAAGTAGCGGAGGGGTTATTTGAGTTGTTGGAAGAGGGGCTTGGTTTGGAAGCTGGGAAGTTCAAGGAGTTGGGTTTTATGAAAGCTAGGTTATTTTTGGGGCACTGCTATCCCTACTGTCCGCAACCAGATCTGACAGTGGGGATAAAATCTCATACAGATGCAGGTTTGACGGTGTTGTTGCAGAACCAGGTCGGAGGGTTGCAAGTGAAGCATGGGAGTGAGTGGGTAGATGTCCAGCCCTTGCCTGGGGCACTGACTATTAATATTGGCGACTTCATACAG ATCATATCAAATGGGGAGTATCAGAGCGTGGAGCATCGAGTATTGGCAAATTCATCGAAGCAAGCAAGAATCTCAgtgttgaattttaacaaCTTAGGGGGTTGGAAAGAGTCGGATGAATTTGGGCCATTCCCTGAATTATTGTCAACAGAGAAACCAGCCCTGTATCGAGGATTTACTGTGCCAGAGTTCCTTCAGAGCTTCTACAGCAAAGGATTAGATGGCAAAAACATAGTAGAAAGAGTTACACTGCACTAG